The following proteins are co-located in the Eleginops maclovinus isolate JMC-PN-2008 ecotype Puerto Natales chromosome 1, JC_Emac_rtc_rv5, whole genome shotgun sequence genome:
- the ptpn22 gene encoding tyrosine-protein phosphatase non-receptor type 22 isoform X3 yields the protein MEQQARIVRSFLAQKQEAGDGFTGEFARLKSQSMRYRSDRTFPTKTAEKQENSKKNRYKDIVPFDYTRVKLTITTSKNDSEYINASFIKGASGSRAYIATQGPLPHTLLDFLRMLWEYNIKVVVMACREFEMGKKKCERYWPEQQEQVFVCEPFTVHCDSEEIKGDYLTRTLRLTHRNCSRTVKQLQYFNWPDHGVPDSVPPILDMLQEMRSYQAHDEVPFCIHCSAGCGRTGVLCVIDYTWSLLKKQMIPADFNIFDIVQSMRTQRPSVVQTKEQYELVYRTIRLLFERFLQAQEEQTCREVAGVPSSAPPDTESSLSELSDEEELRHQYQLLLQEEEAELSHCSRWPPAAQNHITQTVLQEGPWSHVEEGVDDVLSLNPPPSPAVSAAICLMVEDPYFDSPSLEEPPQEEAKWTASPVFSPPALHLNDQELNLPAADPAAADRDEEEAPPLPQRTPESFVTAVDPAPSPPSERLMVIIPPNAAAEALRELGGNPPSPVPPLPERTPESFELALDEAAVLQRSEFTRSRIGTSSEWSSSSSSPHTESRPWIRSKTMKAKMTFSAVPVTLPELTSSPNLQPPSPTPPTLPTVEESLTPPLPVRTPESFILPIEFPVPPPLQKPSRTPPQFGRSSEWDGTAQPKRFLDVVMSRSKSVRAKSSRQEPPTVLQQPTPPTAAAATGSAAEAAGGQSDIQRRPSLKTETPGNKSEKKEEKGMTRSRSLKFFRHKQKPKTAPPPPPSQPEAPAANGASALGFKLGFGYRFGKPKGPRSHPETWV from the exons ATGGAGCAGCAGGCCCGGATTGTGAGGAGCTTCCTGGCGCAGAAGCAGGAGGCTGGGGACGGCTTCACTGGGGAGTTCGCT AGGTTAAAGAGCCAGTCGATGAGGTACCGCTCCGACCGGACATTCCCCACAAagactgcagagaaacaggagaACAGCAAGAAGAACCGCTACAAAGACATCGTGCCCT tCGACTACACCAGAGTGAAGCTCACGATCACCACGTCTAAAAATGACAGCGAGTACATCAACGCCAGCTTCATCAAg GGGGCCTCGGGGTCCCGGGCTTACATCGCCACGCAGGGTCCGCTGCCTCACACGTTGCTGGACTTCCTCAGGATGCTCTGGGAGTACAACATAAAG GTCGTGGTGATGGCCTGCCGGGAATTTGAGATGGGAAAG aaaaagtGTGAGCGTTACTGGCccgagcagcaggagcaggtgtttgTCTGCGAGCCGTTCACAGTTCACTGC GACTCGGAGGAAATAAAAGGAGATTATCTGACGAGGACGTTGCGGCTGACCCATCGCAAC TGTAGCCGGACTGTGAAGCAGCTGCAGTATTTCAACTGGCCGGATCACGGCGTGCCGGACTCCGTGCCCCCCATCCTGGACATGCTGCAGGAGATGAGATCCTACCAGGCGCATGACGAGGTTCCGTTCTGCATTCACTGCAG TGCTGGCTGTGGCAGGACAGGTGTGCTGTGTGTCATTGATTACACCTGGAGCCTCCTGAAGAAGCAG ATGATCCCTGCAGATTTCAACATCTTCGACATCGTGCAGAGCATGCGCACTCAGAGGCCGTCCGTGGTTCAGA CTAAGGAACAATACGAGCTGGTGTACAGGACCATCCGGCTGCTGTTTGAGAGGTTCCTGCAGGCCCAGGAGGAGCAGACCTGCAGGGAG GTAGCGGGGGTCCCGTCCTCTGCCCCCCCTGACACAGAGAGCTCCCTCTCAGAACTCAGTGACGAAGAGGAGCTGCGTCATCAgtaccagctgctgctgcaggaggaagaggcggAGCTCTCACACTGCTCCCGCTGGCCTCCTGCTGCACAAAACCACATTACCCAGACGGTGCTGCAGGAGGGGCCCTGGAGCCATGTAGAGGAGGGGGTCGATGATGTGCTGTCCCTGAACCCGCCCCCCTCTCCAGCCGTGTCTGCAGCCATCTGTCTGATGGTGGAGGACCCTTACTTCGACTCCCCGTCGTTAGAGGAGCCCCCCCAAGAGGAAGCAAAGTGGACAGCCAGCCCTGTGTTCAGCCCCCCCGCCCTGCACCTGAACGACCAGGAGCTGAACTTACCTGCCGCAG ATCCTGCTGCAGCGGacagagatgaagaggaagcccctcctcttcctcaacgAACCCCTGAATCCTTTGTGACGGCTGTGGATCCAG CGCCCTCCCCCCCCTCTGAACGGCTGATGGTCATCATCCCTCCCAACGCTGCTGCTGAGGCTCTCAGGGAGTtaggag GTAACCCCCCCTCACCTGTGCCGCCTCTCCCAGAGAGAACACCTGAGTCCTTCGAGCTGGCCCTCGATGAAG CCGCGGTGCTGCAGAGGTCAGAGTTCACCCGGAGCAGGATCGGCACGTCTTCAGAGTGgagctcctcctcttcatcacctcACACTGAGAGCAGACCCTGGATCAGGAGCAAG aCCATGAAAGCCAAGATGACCTTCTCAG CGGTTCCAGTAACGCTTCCTGAACTGACATCATCTCCAAACCTCCAGCCTCCCTCCCCCACTCCTCCCACACTTCCCA CAGTGGAGGAGAGcctgaccccccccctccctgtcagAACCCCGGAGTCCTTCATCCTCCCCATAGAGT ttcCTGTGCCCCCTCCCCTGCAGAAGCCCTCCCGGACCCCCCCTCAGTTCGGCCGGTCCTCAGAGTGGGACGGGACGGCTCAGCCCAAGAGATTCCTGGACGTGGTGATGAGCCGGAGCAAG AGCGTCCGAGCTAAAAGTTCCAGACAAG AGCCCCCCACTGTGCTTCAGCAGCCCACTCCCCCCACTGCAGCGGCTGCAACAGGAAGTG CAGCAGAGGCGGCGGGGGGGCAGTCTGATATCCAGCGCAGACCCTCCCTGAAGACGGAGACGCCAGGGAACAAAtcggagaagaaagaggagaagggcATGACTCGCTCGAGG AGCCTCAAGTTcttcagacacaaacagaaac CCAAAActgctcctcccccccctccgtCTCAACCGGAGGCTCCTGCAGCAAACGGAGCGTCGGCCTTAGGATTCAAACTCG gATTTGGATACCGCTTTGGGAAACCTAAAGGCCCCCGCAGTCACCCGGAGACCTGGGTCTGA
- the ptpn22 gene encoding tyrosine-protein phosphatase non-receptor type 22 isoform X7 has product MEQQARIVRSFLAQKQEAGDGFTGEFARLKSQSMRYRSDRTFPTKTAEKQENSKKNRYKDIVPFDYTRVKLTITTSKNDSEYINASFIKGASGSRAYIATQGPLPHTLLDFLRMLWEYNIKVVVMACREFEMGKKKCERYWPEQQEQVFVCEPFTVHCDSEEIKGDYLTRTLRLTHRNCSRTVKQLQYFNWPDHGVPDSVPPILDMLQEMRSYQAHDEVPFCIHCSAGCGRTGVLCVIDYTWSLLKKQMIPADFNIFDIVQSMRTQRPSVVQTKEQYELVYRTIRLLFERFLQAQEEQTCREVAGVPSSAPPDTESSLSELSDEEELRHQYQLLLQEEEAELSHCSRWPPAAQNHITQTVLQEGPWSHVEEGVDDVLSLNPPPSPAVSAAICLMVEDPYFDSPSLEEPPQEEAKWTASPVFSPPALHLNDQELNLPAADPAAADRDEEEAPPLPQRTPESFVTAVDPAPSPPSERLMVIIPPNAAAEALRELGGNPPSPVPPLPERTPESFELALDEAAVLQRSEFTRSRIGTSSEWSSSSSSPHTESRPWIRSKTMKAKMTFSAVEESLTPPLPVRTPESFILPIEFPVPPPLQKPSRTPPQFGRSSEWDGTAQPKRFLDVVMSRSKSVRAKSSRQEPPTVLQQPTPPTAAAATGSAAEAAGGQSDIQRRPSLKTETPGNKSEKKEEKGMTRSRSLKFFRHKQKPKTAPPPPPSQPEAPAANGASALGFKLGFGYRFGKPKGPRSHPETWV; this is encoded by the exons ATGGAGCAGCAGGCCCGGATTGTGAGGAGCTTCCTGGCGCAGAAGCAGGAGGCTGGGGACGGCTTCACTGGGGAGTTCGCT AGGTTAAAGAGCCAGTCGATGAGGTACCGCTCCGACCGGACATTCCCCACAAagactgcagagaaacaggagaACAGCAAGAAGAACCGCTACAAAGACATCGTGCCCT tCGACTACACCAGAGTGAAGCTCACGATCACCACGTCTAAAAATGACAGCGAGTACATCAACGCCAGCTTCATCAAg GGGGCCTCGGGGTCCCGGGCTTACATCGCCACGCAGGGTCCGCTGCCTCACACGTTGCTGGACTTCCTCAGGATGCTCTGGGAGTACAACATAAAG GTCGTGGTGATGGCCTGCCGGGAATTTGAGATGGGAAAG aaaaagtGTGAGCGTTACTGGCccgagcagcaggagcaggtgtttgTCTGCGAGCCGTTCACAGTTCACTGC GACTCGGAGGAAATAAAAGGAGATTATCTGACGAGGACGTTGCGGCTGACCCATCGCAAC TGTAGCCGGACTGTGAAGCAGCTGCAGTATTTCAACTGGCCGGATCACGGCGTGCCGGACTCCGTGCCCCCCATCCTGGACATGCTGCAGGAGATGAGATCCTACCAGGCGCATGACGAGGTTCCGTTCTGCATTCACTGCAG TGCTGGCTGTGGCAGGACAGGTGTGCTGTGTGTCATTGATTACACCTGGAGCCTCCTGAAGAAGCAG ATGATCCCTGCAGATTTCAACATCTTCGACATCGTGCAGAGCATGCGCACTCAGAGGCCGTCCGTGGTTCAGA CTAAGGAACAATACGAGCTGGTGTACAGGACCATCCGGCTGCTGTTTGAGAGGTTCCTGCAGGCCCAGGAGGAGCAGACCTGCAGGGAG GTAGCGGGGGTCCCGTCCTCTGCCCCCCCTGACACAGAGAGCTCCCTCTCAGAACTCAGTGACGAAGAGGAGCTGCGTCATCAgtaccagctgctgctgcaggaggaagaggcggAGCTCTCACACTGCTCCCGCTGGCCTCCTGCTGCACAAAACCACATTACCCAGACGGTGCTGCAGGAGGGGCCCTGGAGCCATGTAGAGGAGGGGGTCGATGATGTGCTGTCCCTGAACCCGCCCCCCTCTCCAGCCGTGTCTGCAGCCATCTGTCTGATGGTGGAGGACCCTTACTTCGACTCCCCGTCGTTAGAGGAGCCCCCCCAAGAGGAAGCAAAGTGGACAGCCAGCCCTGTGTTCAGCCCCCCCGCCCTGCACCTGAACGACCAGGAGCTGAACTTACCTGCCGCAG ATCCTGCTGCAGCGGacagagatgaagaggaagcccctcctcttcctcaacgAACCCCTGAATCCTTTGTGACGGCTGTGGATCCAG CGCCCTCCCCCCCCTCTGAACGGCTGATGGTCATCATCCCTCCCAACGCTGCTGCTGAGGCTCTCAGGGAGTtaggag GTAACCCCCCCTCACCTGTGCCGCCTCTCCCAGAGAGAACACCTGAGTCCTTCGAGCTGGCCCTCGATGAAG CCGCGGTGCTGCAGAGGTCAGAGTTCACCCGGAGCAGGATCGGCACGTCTTCAGAGTGgagctcctcctcttcatcacctcACACTGAGAGCAGACCCTGGATCAGGAGCAAG aCCATGAAAGCCAAGATGACCTTCTCAG CAGTGGAGGAGAGcctgaccccccccctccctgtcagAACCCCGGAGTCCTTCATCCTCCCCATAGAGT ttcCTGTGCCCCCTCCCCTGCAGAAGCCCTCCCGGACCCCCCCTCAGTTCGGCCGGTCCTCAGAGTGGGACGGGACGGCTCAGCCCAAGAGATTCCTGGACGTGGTGATGAGCCGGAGCAAG AGCGTCCGAGCTAAAAGTTCCAGACAAG AGCCCCCCACTGTGCTTCAGCAGCCCACTCCCCCCACTGCAGCGGCTGCAACAGGAAGTG CAGCAGAGGCGGCGGGGGGGCAGTCTGATATCCAGCGCAGACCCTCCCTGAAGACGGAGACGCCAGGGAACAAAtcggagaagaaagaggagaagggcATGACTCGCTCGAGG AGCCTCAAGTTcttcagacacaaacagaaac CCAAAActgctcctcccccccctccgtCTCAACCGGAGGCTCCTGCAGCAAACGGAGCGTCGGCCTTAGGATTCAAACTCG gATTTGGATACCGCTTTGGGAAACCTAAAGGCCCCCGCAGTCACCCGGAGACCTGGGTCTGA
- the ptpn22 gene encoding tyrosine-protein phosphatase non-receptor type 22 isoform X1 has product MEQQARIVRSFLAQKQEAGDGFTGEFARLKSQSMRYRSDRTFPTKTAEKQENSKKNRYKDIVPFDYTRVKLTITTSKNDSEYINASFIKGASGSRAYIATQGPLPHTLLDFLRMLWEYNIKVVVMACREFEMGKKKCERYWPEQQEQVFVCEPFTVHCDSEEIKGDYLTRTLRLTHRNCSRTVKQLQYFNWPDHGVPDSVPPILDMLQEMRSYQAHDEVPFCIHCSAGCGRTGVLCVIDYTWSLLKKQMIPADFNIFDIVQSMRTQRPSVVQTKEQYELVYRTIRLLFERFLQAQEEQTCREVAGVPSSAPPDTESSLSELSDEEELRHQYQLLLQEEEAELSHCSRWPPAAQNHITQTVLQEGPWSHVEEGVDDVLSLNPPPSPAVSAAICLMVEDPYFDSPSLEEPPQEEAKWTASPVFSPPALHLNDQELNLPAADPAAADRDEEEAPPLPQRTPESFVTAVDPAPSPPSERLMVIIPPNAAAEALRELGGNPPSPVPPLPERTPESFELALDEAAVLQRSEFTRSRIGTSSEWSSSSSSPHTESRPWIRSKTMKAKMTFSAVPVTLPELTSSPNLQPPSPTPPTLPTVEESLTPPLPVRTPESFILPIESVPVPPPLQKPSRTPPQFGRSSEWDGTAQPKRFLDVVMSRSKSVRAKSSRQEPPTVLQQPTPPTAAAATGSAAEAAGGQSDIQRRPSLKTETPGNKSEKKEEKGMTRSRSLKFFRHKQKPKTAPPPPPSQPEAPAANGASALGFKLGFGYRFGKPKGPRSHPETWV; this is encoded by the exons ATGGAGCAGCAGGCCCGGATTGTGAGGAGCTTCCTGGCGCAGAAGCAGGAGGCTGGGGACGGCTTCACTGGGGAGTTCGCT AGGTTAAAGAGCCAGTCGATGAGGTACCGCTCCGACCGGACATTCCCCACAAagactgcagagaaacaggagaACAGCAAGAAGAACCGCTACAAAGACATCGTGCCCT tCGACTACACCAGAGTGAAGCTCACGATCACCACGTCTAAAAATGACAGCGAGTACATCAACGCCAGCTTCATCAAg GGGGCCTCGGGGTCCCGGGCTTACATCGCCACGCAGGGTCCGCTGCCTCACACGTTGCTGGACTTCCTCAGGATGCTCTGGGAGTACAACATAAAG GTCGTGGTGATGGCCTGCCGGGAATTTGAGATGGGAAAG aaaaagtGTGAGCGTTACTGGCccgagcagcaggagcaggtgtttgTCTGCGAGCCGTTCACAGTTCACTGC GACTCGGAGGAAATAAAAGGAGATTATCTGACGAGGACGTTGCGGCTGACCCATCGCAAC TGTAGCCGGACTGTGAAGCAGCTGCAGTATTTCAACTGGCCGGATCACGGCGTGCCGGACTCCGTGCCCCCCATCCTGGACATGCTGCAGGAGATGAGATCCTACCAGGCGCATGACGAGGTTCCGTTCTGCATTCACTGCAG TGCTGGCTGTGGCAGGACAGGTGTGCTGTGTGTCATTGATTACACCTGGAGCCTCCTGAAGAAGCAG ATGATCCCTGCAGATTTCAACATCTTCGACATCGTGCAGAGCATGCGCACTCAGAGGCCGTCCGTGGTTCAGA CTAAGGAACAATACGAGCTGGTGTACAGGACCATCCGGCTGCTGTTTGAGAGGTTCCTGCAGGCCCAGGAGGAGCAGACCTGCAGGGAG GTAGCGGGGGTCCCGTCCTCTGCCCCCCCTGACACAGAGAGCTCCCTCTCAGAACTCAGTGACGAAGAGGAGCTGCGTCATCAgtaccagctgctgctgcaggaggaagaggcggAGCTCTCACACTGCTCCCGCTGGCCTCCTGCTGCACAAAACCACATTACCCAGACGGTGCTGCAGGAGGGGCCCTGGAGCCATGTAGAGGAGGGGGTCGATGATGTGCTGTCCCTGAACCCGCCCCCCTCTCCAGCCGTGTCTGCAGCCATCTGTCTGATGGTGGAGGACCCTTACTTCGACTCCCCGTCGTTAGAGGAGCCCCCCCAAGAGGAAGCAAAGTGGACAGCCAGCCCTGTGTTCAGCCCCCCCGCCCTGCACCTGAACGACCAGGAGCTGAACTTACCTGCCGCAG ATCCTGCTGCAGCGGacagagatgaagaggaagcccctcctcttcctcaacgAACCCCTGAATCCTTTGTGACGGCTGTGGATCCAG CGCCCTCCCCCCCCTCTGAACGGCTGATGGTCATCATCCCTCCCAACGCTGCTGCTGAGGCTCTCAGGGAGTtaggag GTAACCCCCCCTCACCTGTGCCGCCTCTCCCAGAGAGAACACCTGAGTCCTTCGAGCTGGCCCTCGATGAAG CCGCGGTGCTGCAGAGGTCAGAGTTCACCCGGAGCAGGATCGGCACGTCTTCAGAGTGgagctcctcctcttcatcacctcACACTGAGAGCAGACCCTGGATCAGGAGCAAG aCCATGAAAGCCAAGATGACCTTCTCAG CGGTTCCAGTAACGCTTCCTGAACTGACATCATCTCCAAACCTCCAGCCTCCCTCCCCCACTCCTCCCACACTTCCCA CAGTGGAGGAGAGcctgaccccccccctccctgtcagAACCCCGGAGTCCTTCATCCTCCCCATAGAGT cagttcCTGTGCCCCCTCCCCTGCAGAAGCCCTCCCGGACCCCCCCTCAGTTCGGCCGGTCCTCAGAGTGGGACGGGACGGCTCAGCCCAAGAGATTCCTGGACGTGGTGATGAGCCGGAGCAAG AGCGTCCGAGCTAAAAGTTCCAGACAAG AGCCCCCCACTGTGCTTCAGCAGCCCACTCCCCCCACTGCAGCGGCTGCAACAGGAAGTG CAGCAGAGGCGGCGGGGGGGCAGTCTGATATCCAGCGCAGACCCTCCCTGAAGACGGAGACGCCAGGGAACAAAtcggagaagaaagaggagaagggcATGACTCGCTCGAGG AGCCTCAAGTTcttcagacacaaacagaaac CCAAAActgctcctcccccccctccgtCTCAACCGGAGGCTCCTGCAGCAAACGGAGCGTCGGCCTTAGGATTCAAACTCG gATTTGGATACCGCTTTGGGAAACCTAAAGGCCCCCGCAGTCACCCGGAGACCTGGGTCTGA
- the ptpn22 gene encoding tyrosine-protein phosphatase non-receptor type 22 isoform X4, translating to MEQQARIVRSFLAQKQEAGDGFTGEFARLKSQSMRYRSDRTFPTKTAEKQENSKKNRYKDIVPFDYTRVKLTITTSKNDSEYINASFIKGASGSRAYIATQGPLPHTLLDFLRMLWEYNIKVVVMACREFEMGKKKCERYWPEQQEQVFVCEPFTVHCDSEEIKGDYLTRTLRLTHRNCSRTVKQLQYFNWPDHGVPDSVPPILDMLQEMRSYQAHDEVPFCIHCSAGCGRTGVLCVIDYTWSLLKKQMIPADFNIFDIVQSMRTQRPSVVQTKEQYELVYRTIRLLFERFLQAQEEQTCREVAGVPSSAPPDTESSLSELSDEEELRHQYQLLLQEEEAELSHCSRWPPAAQNHITQTVLQEGPWSHVEEGVDDVLSLNPPPSPAVSAAICLMVEDPYFDSPSLEEPPQEEAKWTASPVFSPPALHLNDQELNLPAADPAAADRDEEEAPPLPQRTPESFVTAVDPAPSPPSERLMVIIPPNAAAEALRELGGNPPSPVPPLPERTPESFELALDEAAVLQRSEFTRSRIGTSSEWSSSSSSPHTESRPWIRSKTMKAKMTFSAVPVTLPELTSSPNLQPPSPTPPTLPTVEESLTPPLPVRTPESFILPIESVPVPPPLQKPSRTPPQFGRSSEWDGTAQPKRFLDVVMSRSKSVRAKSSRQEPPTVLQQPTPPTAAAATGSAEAAGGQSDIQRRPSLKTETPGNKSEKKEEKGMTRSRSLKFFRHKQKPKTAPPPPPSQPEAPAANGASALGFKLGFGYRFGKPKGPRSHPETWV from the exons ATGGAGCAGCAGGCCCGGATTGTGAGGAGCTTCCTGGCGCAGAAGCAGGAGGCTGGGGACGGCTTCACTGGGGAGTTCGCT AGGTTAAAGAGCCAGTCGATGAGGTACCGCTCCGACCGGACATTCCCCACAAagactgcagagaaacaggagaACAGCAAGAAGAACCGCTACAAAGACATCGTGCCCT tCGACTACACCAGAGTGAAGCTCACGATCACCACGTCTAAAAATGACAGCGAGTACATCAACGCCAGCTTCATCAAg GGGGCCTCGGGGTCCCGGGCTTACATCGCCACGCAGGGTCCGCTGCCTCACACGTTGCTGGACTTCCTCAGGATGCTCTGGGAGTACAACATAAAG GTCGTGGTGATGGCCTGCCGGGAATTTGAGATGGGAAAG aaaaagtGTGAGCGTTACTGGCccgagcagcaggagcaggtgtttgTCTGCGAGCCGTTCACAGTTCACTGC GACTCGGAGGAAATAAAAGGAGATTATCTGACGAGGACGTTGCGGCTGACCCATCGCAAC TGTAGCCGGACTGTGAAGCAGCTGCAGTATTTCAACTGGCCGGATCACGGCGTGCCGGACTCCGTGCCCCCCATCCTGGACATGCTGCAGGAGATGAGATCCTACCAGGCGCATGACGAGGTTCCGTTCTGCATTCACTGCAG TGCTGGCTGTGGCAGGACAGGTGTGCTGTGTGTCATTGATTACACCTGGAGCCTCCTGAAGAAGCAG ATGATCCCTGCAGATTTCAACATCTTCGACATCGTGCAGAGCATGCGCACTCAGAGGCCGTCCGTGGTTCAGA CTAAGGAACAATACGAGCTGGTGTACAGGACCATCCGGCTGCTGTTTGAGAGGTTCCTGCAGGCCCAGGAGGAGCAGACCTGCAGGGAG GTAGCGGGGGTCCCGTCCTCTGCCCCCCCTGACACAGAGAGCTCCCTCTCAGAACTCAGTGACGAAGAGGAGCTGCGTCATCAgtaccagctgctgctgcaggaggaagaggcggAGCTCTCACACTGCTCCCGCTGGCCTCCTGCTGCACAAAACCACATTACCCAGACGGTGCTGCAGGAGGGGCCCTGGAGCCATGTAGAGGAGGGGGTCGATGATGTGCTGTCCCTGAACCCGCCCCCCTCTCCAGCCGTGTCTGCAGCCATCTGTCTGATGGTGGAGGACCCTTACTTCGACTCCCCGTCGTTAGAGGAGCCCCCCCAAGAGGAAGCAAAGTGGACAGCCAGCCCTGTGTTCAGCCCCCCCGCCCTGCACCTGAACGACCAGGAGCTGAACTTACCTGCCGCAG ATCCTGCTGCAGCGGacagagatgaagaggaagcccctcctcttcctcaacgAACCCCTGAATCCTTTGTGACGGCTGTGGATCCAG CGCCCTCCCCCCCCTCTGAACGGCTGATGGTCATCATCCCTCCCAACGCTGCTGCTGAGGCTCTCAGGGAGTtaggag GTAACCCCCCCTCACCTGTGCCGCCTCTCCCAGAGAGAACACCTGAGTCCTTCGAGCTGGCCCTCGATGAAG CCGCGGTGCTGCAGAGGTCAGAGTTCACCCGGAGCAGGATCGGCACGTCTTCAGAGTGgagctcctcctcttcatcacctcACACTGAGAGCAGACCCTGGATCAGGAGCAAG aCCATGAAAGCCAAGATGACCTTCTCAG CGGTTCCAGTAACGCTTCCTGAACTGACATCATCTCCAAACCTCCAGCCTCCCTCCCCCACTCCTCCCACACTTCCCA CAGTGGAGGAGAGcctgaccccccccctccctgtcagAACCCCGGAGTCCTTCATCCTCCCCATAGAGT cagttcCTGTGCCCCCTCCCCTGCAGAAGCCCTCCCGGACCCCCCCTCAGTTCGGCCGGTCCTCAGAGTGGGACGGGACGGCTCAGCCCAAGAGATTCCTGGACGTGGTGATGAGCCGGAGCAAG AGCGTCCGAGCTAAAAGTTCCAGACAAG AGCCCCCCACTGTGCTTCAGCAGCCCACTCCCCCCACTGCAGCGGCTGCAACAGGAAGTG CAGAGGCGGCGGGGGGGCAGTCTGATATCCAGCGCAGACCCTCCCTGAAGACGGAGACGCCAGGGAACAAAtcggagaagaaagaggagaagggcATGACTCGCTCGAGG AGCCTCAAGTTcttcagacacaaacagaaac CCAAAActgctcctcccccccctccgtCTCAACCGGAGGCTCCTGCAGCAAACGGAGCGTCGGCCTTAGGATTCAAACTCG gATTTGGATACCGCTTTGGGAAACCTAAAGGCCCCCGCAGTCACCCGGAGACCTGGGTCTGA